A genomic segment from Micromonospora echinaurantiaca encodes:
- a CDS encoding SDR family NAD(P)-dependent oxidoreductase: MTNNPLNGKVALVTGGTRGIGAGIALRLAQDGADVAITYQHSADRAAVVAKQVEALGRRALAVQADSADPAAVRAAVDRTAAELGRLDILVNNAGVFLVGPVTELGPDEVERTIAVNVRAPYVAAQAAVRHLGAGGRIINIGSNVGERTVFPGLSLYSMSKTALIGLTRGLARELGPHGVTVNLVNPGPTDTDANPADGPNAAAIAGFTALGRFAEPAEIAATVAHLSSADGGYVTGAVVNVDGGFTG; the protein is encoded by the coding sequence ATGACGAACAACCCGTTGAACGGAAAGGTCGCCCTGGTCACCGGCGGCACCCGGGGCATCGGCGCCGGCATCGCGCTGCGCCTCGCCCAGGACGGCGCCGACGTGGCGATCACCTACCAGCACAGTGCCGACCGGGCGGCGGTGGTGGCGAAGCAGGTCGAGGCGCTCGGCCGGCGCGCGCTGGCCGTCCAGGCCGACAGCGCCGACCCGGCGGCAGTGCGCGCCGCGGTCGACCGTACGGCGGCCGAGCTGGGCCGGCTGGACATCCTGGTCAACAACGCCGGGGTGTTCCTGGTCGGGCCGGTGACCGAGCTGGGCCCCGACGAGGTGGAGCGGACCATCGCGGTGAACGTCCGCGCGCCGTACGTCGCCGCACAGGCGGCCGTACGGCACCTGGGCGCCGGCGGCCGGATCATCAACATCGGCAGCAACGTCGGCGAACGGACGGTCTTCCCCGGGCTGTCGCTGTACTCGATGAGCAAGACCGCGCTGATCGGCCTGACCCGGGGCCTGGCCCGGGAACTCGGCCCGCACGGCGTCACGGTCAACCTGGTCAACCCCGGGCCGACCGACACCGACGCCAACCCGGCCGACGGGCCGAACGCGGCGGCGATCGCCGGCTTCACCGCGCTCGGCCGGTTCGCCGAGCCGGCCGAGATCGCCGCCACCGTGGCCCACCTTTCCAGCGCCGACGGCGGATACGTGACCGGCGCGGTGGTCAACGTGGACGGCGGTTTCACCGGCTGA
- a CDS encoding helix-hairpin-helix domain-containing protein — MSDDDIPRAAGAPARGALAAAGWTRLSQLTGVTERELLALHGVGPKAVRVLRAALGERGLGLAGDPPDTDR, encoded by the coding sequence ATGAGCGACGACGACATTCCACGGGCGGCTGGCGCACCGGCCCGCGGCGCGTTGGCAGCGGCGGGCTGGACTCGCCTCTCCCAGCTGACCGGCGTGACCGAGCGGGAGTTGCTGGCCCTGCACGGCGTGGGCCCCAAGGCCGTCCGGGTGCTCCGCGCGGCGCTGGGCGAGCGCGGCCTCGGCCTCGCTGGCGATCCGCCCGACACCGACCGCTGA
- a CDS encoding GNAT family N-acetyltransferase: MSLSLEPMTAAQLARLRVPLERSYADALAGTGDLTPEAARAQVALQVGRLLPDGAATADVLLRVALVDGVEVGWIWVTLPGGDHPKTAWIHNIEVHPGHRGRGYARRMIELVEAELARLGVGRLGLNVFGDNTGAIRLYESLGFQVITQQMAKSVDPVG, translated from the coding sequence ATGAGCCTGTCCCTGGAACCGATGACCGCGGCCCAGCTGGCCCGGCTGCGCGTGCCGCTGGAGCGGTCGTACGCCGACGCTCTGGCCGGGACCGGTGACCTGACCCCGGAGGCCGCCCGGGCGCAGGTCGCGCTCCAGGTCGGCCGGCTGCTGCCGGACGGCGCGGCCACCGCGGACGTGCTGCTGCGGGTCGCGCTGGTCGACGGCGTCGAGGTGGGCTGGATCTGGGTCACCCTGCCCGGCGGCGACCACCCGAAGACGGCCTGGATCCACAACATCGAGGTACATCCCGGACACCGGGGCCGGGGGTACGCACGGCGGATGATCGAGCTCGTCGAGGCGGAGCTCGCCCGGCTCGGGGTGGGCCGTCTCGGGCTCAACGTCTTCGGCGACAACACCGGGGCGATCCGGCTCTACGAGAGCCTCGGTTTCCAGGTCATCACCCAGCAGATGGCCAAGTCGGTCGACCCGGTGGGCTGA
- a CDS encoding LysR family transcriptional regulator: MLDVRRLRLLRDLARLGTIAAVAEAHAYTPSAVSQQLAALQRQAGVPLLERAGRRVALTATGEALVRHTEAVLAALEAADATLAAARAGLSGTVRIGAFPSAVRTLLPAALVTLTRDHPALDLMVTELDPVAVPAALRDRRLDVALLHDYDIAPVEPDPALESTPLLDETVYLAVPAEPAPAADGDPVRAARSADWIVGSPGTLCHAVALHACQLAGFRPSVRHHADDFTAVLALVAAGQGVGLVPELAVGQPVPRVRLMPLDVRRRTRVAYRRGAGDHPAVAACVRALRAATDDLLADRPAQRPAGRRPAPAAGGSNVDSAPWRTGPGTVPGDAHEPEPRSTGSSP; the protein is encoded by the coding sequence ATGCTCGACGTTCGCCGTCTCCGCCTGCTGCGCGACCTGGCCCGGCTCGGCACCATCGCGGCCGTCGCCGAGGCCCACGCGTACACGCCCTCCGCGGTCAGCCAGCAGCTGGCGGCGCTGCAACGCCAGGCCGGCGTACCGCTGCTGGAGCGGGCCGGCCGGCGGGTCGCGCTCACCGCGACCGGGGAGGCCCTGGTCCGGCACACCGAGGCCGTCCTCGCCGCGCTGGAGGCAGCCGACGCCACCCTGGCCGCCGCACGGGCGGGCCTGTCCGGCACCGTACGCATCGGCGCCTTCCCCAGCGCCGTCCGCACCCTGCTGCCGGCGGCGCTGGTGACGCTGACCCGCGACCACCCGGCGCTCGACCTGATGGTGACCGAACTGGACCCGGTCGCGGTGCCCGCCGCGCTGCGCGACCGGCGGCTCGACGTGGCGCTGCTGCACGACTACGACATCGCCCCGGTCGAACCGGATCCGGCGCTCGAGTCCACCCCGCTGCTCGACGAGACGGTCTACCTGGCGGTGCCGGCGGAGCCGGCTCCGGCCGCGGACGGCGACCCGGTGCGCGCCGCGCGGTCGGCGGACTGGATCGTCGGCAGCCCCGGCACGCTGTGCCACGCCGTGGCCCTGCACGCCTGCCAGCTGGCCGGCTTCCGTCCCAGCGTGCGGCACCACGCCGACGACTTCACCGCCGTGCTCGCCCTGGTCGCCGCCGGCCAGGGCGTCGGCCTGGTGCCCGAACTCGCGGTCGGGCAACCGGTACCCCGGGTCCGCCTGATGCCGCTGGACGTCCGGCGGCGCACCCGGGTGGCGTACCGCCGGGGCGCCGGCGACCACCCGGCGGTGGCCGCCTGCGTACGCGCGCTGCGGGCCGCCACCGACGACCTGCTGGCGGATCGCCCGGCACAACGACCGGCGGGACGCCGACCAGCTCCAGCAGCCGGAGGATCGAACGTGGACAGCGCGCCGTGGCGGACCGGGCCGGGTACGGTGCCCGGCGACGCGCACGAGCCGGAACCCCGAAGCACGGGCTCATCCCCGTGA
- a CDS encoding DinB family protein, which produces MAEISIDPTLGPVLARTGDERAVLESFLDFHRAVLLRKVRGLADADATRRLVPSATTLAGLVRHLTMVERNWFPCLLAPGPDDVYLTTEEEALASFALTGEDTVERLAADYERACARSREVAARFPLDHVVPHPQLGEVSLRWILVHMIEETARHVGHADIFRELTDGSTGAL; this is translated from the coding sequence ATGGCGGAGATCTCGATCGACCCCACGCTCGGCCCGGTGCTGGCCCGGACGGGCGACGAGCGGGCAGTGCTCGAATCCTTCCTCGACTTCCACCGGGCCGTGCTGCTGCGCAAGGTGCGCGGGCTCGCCGACGCGGACGCCACGCGCCGGCTGGTGCCCTCCGCTACCACCCTCGCCGGCCTGGTCAGACACCTCACCATGGTGGAGCGCAACTGGTTCCCCTGCCTGCTCGCGCCCGGGCCGGACGACGTGTACCTGACCACCGAGGAGGAGGCGTTGGCCAGCTTCGCGCTGACCGGGGAGGACACCGTCGAGCGGCTCGCCGCCGACTACGAGCGGGCCTGCGCCCGGTCCCGGGAGGTGGCCGCCCGGTTCCCGCTCGACCACGTGGTGCCGCACCCGCAGCTCGGCGAGGTCTCGCTGCGCTGGATCCTGGTGCACATGATCGAGGAGACCGCCCGGCACGTCGGCCACGCCGACATCTTCCGCGAGTTGACCGACGGCAGCACCGGCGCGCTCTGA
- a CDS encoding dihydrodipicolinate synthase family protein: MTLTGLYVPLITPFDDAGAVAPDALAALAHQVLAAGATGVVVLGTTGESTALTERERREVVDVVAGVCRERSAPLLVGASSVEALRALAGRPEVTAALCLVPPFVRPGEAGVLAHFAELARVSPVPLVAYHVPYRTGQPLSADALRRLVRLPGVAGVKYATGIDADTTAFLADLPPDVAVLGGDDAVVAPLLALGAHGGILASAHLATAEFVALIDAWRAGDVTRARPLGHRLAALSRALFAEPNPAVVKAVLHAHGRIPTPTVRLPLLPAGPATVRAALAHLDG; encoded by the coding sequence ATGACACTGACCGGCCTGTACGTTCCGCTGATCACCCCGTTCGACGACGCCGGGGCGGTGGCCCCCGACGCGCTCGCCGCGCTCGCCCACCAGGTGCTGGCCGCCGGCGCCACCGGGGTGGTCGTCCTCGGCACCACCGGGGAATCCACCGCGCTGACCGAGCGGGAGCGCCGGGAGGTGGTGGACGTGGTCGCCGGGGTGTGCCGGGAACGCTCGGCGCCGCTGCTGGTCGGCGCGAGCAGCGTCGAGGCGCTGCGCGCGCTGGCCGGCCGGCCCGAGGTGACCGCCGCGCTCTGCCTGGTTCCGCCGTTCGTCCGCCCCGGAGAGGCGGGCGTGCTCGCCCACTTCGCCGAGCTGGCCCGGGTGAGCCCGGTGCCGCTGGTCGCCTACCACGTCCCGTACCGGACCGGGCAGCCGTTGTCGGCGGACGCGTTGCGCCGGCTGGTCCGGCTGCCCGGCGTCGCGGGGGTCAAGTACGCGACCGGGATCGACGCCGACACCACCGCGTTCCTCGCCGACCTGCCACCCGACGTCGCGGTGCTCGGCGGCGACGACGCGGTGGTCGCGCCGCTGCTCGCCCTCGGCGCGCACGGCGGCATCCTGGCCTCGGCGCACCTCGCCACCGCCGAGTTCGTCGCGCTGATCGACGCGTGGCGGGCCGGCGACGTGACCCGGGCCCGGCCCCTCGGCCACCGCCTCGCGGCGCTGTCGCGTGCGCTGTTCGCCGAACCCAACCCCGCGGTGGTCAAGGCCGTCCTGCACGCGCACGGCCGCATCCCGACCCCGACGGTACGGCTGCCGCTGCTGCCCGCCGGCCCGGCGACCGTCCGGGCGGCGCTGGCGCACCTCGACGGTTAG
- a CDS encoding alpha/beta fold hydrolase encodes MSYAEVNGLRLWYESHGTGRPLVLLHGGYGAAETFAGILPALAERRRVIGVDLQGHGHTADVARPLRYESMAEDIAALIGHLGLADADLMGYSLGGGVALRTAIQHPGLVRRLVVVSAPCRRQGWYPEVLAAMAEQDERVGERMRGTPPHQLYARLAPRPADWPALWAKSGALLRREYDWSAEVAALTVPTLLVFADADSIPVTHMAEFFGLLGGGHRDAGWDGAGRPAARLAVLPGLTHYDIVRSPALPAAVLPFLTHPAGAPG; translated from the coding sequence GTGAGCTACGCGGAGGTCAACGGGCTGCGGCTCTGGTACGAGTCGCACGGCACCGGGCGACCGCTGGTGCTGCTGCACGGCGGCTACGGCGCGGCCGAGACGTTCGCCGGGATCCTGCCGGCGCTGGCCGAGCGTCGCCGGGTGATCGGGGTCGACCTGCAGGGCCACGGGCACACCGCCGACGTCGCCCGCCCGCTGCGCTACGAGTCGATGGCCGAGGACATCGCCGCCCTGATCGGTCACCTCGGTCTGGCCGACGCCGACCTGATGGGCTACTCGCTCGGTGGCGGGGTGGCCCTGCGTACCGCGATCCAGCATCCGGGGCTGGTCCGCCGGCTGGTGGTGGTCTCCGCGCCGTGCCGCCGGCAGGGCTGGTATCCCGAGGTGCTGGCCGCGATGGCGGAGCAGGACGAGCGGGTCGGCGAGCGGATGCGCGGCACCCCGCCGCACCAGCTCTACGCGCGGCTCGCGCCCCGGCCGGCGGACTGGCCGGCGCTCTGGGCCAAGTCCGGCGCCCTGCTGCGGCGCGAGTACGACTGGTCGGCGGAGGTGGCCGCGCTGACCGTACCGACGCTGCTGGTCTTCGCCGACGCCGACTCGATCCCGGTCACGCACATGGCGGAGTTCTTCGGGCTGCTCGGCGGCGGCCACCGGGACGCCGGCTGGGACGGCGCCGGCCGGCCGGCCGCCCGGCTGGCGGTGCTGCCCGGGCTGACCCACTACGACATCGTCCGCTCGCCGGCGCTGCCGGCCGCCGTGCTGCCGTTCCTCACCCACCCGGCCGGCGCGCCCGGCTGA
- a CDS encoding phosphotransferase, protein MESLTKGRIGWADLPDHVRAEVERILGDRVVEAVSQPGGFSPGTADRVRTAAGRRAFVKAVSPAQNDVSPRLHRTEARNTAALPGHAPTPRLLGCYDDGHWVALVLTDVDGRHPVTPWRADELTVVLAALETMATALTPNPVPHAPTAAEHLAYDFTGWHRIAADPPPGLDPWAAARLPDLCAAAERGLAALDGDTLCHVDLRADNLLLDAAGRVTVVDWPWACRGPAWLDTALLLVNVRLHGGHDTEALLRRLPLTADVDPAALTGVYAGLAGFFADAARRPPPPGIPTVRAFQQAQADALLPWLAQRLP, encoded by the coding sequence GTGGAGAGCCTGACGAAGGGCCGGATCGGCTGGGCCGACCTGCCCGACCACGTGCGCGCCGAGGTCGAGCGGATCCTCGGCGACCGGGTGGTGGAGGCGGTGTCGCAGCCGGGCGGCTTCTCCCCCGGCACCGCCGACCGGGTCCGCACCGCCGCCGGGCGGCGCGCGTTCGTCAAGGCGGTGAGCCCGGCGCAGAACGACGTCAGTCCCCGGCTGCACCGCACCGAGGCCCGCAACACCGCGGCGCTGCCCGGGCACGCCCCGACGCCACGGCTGCTCGGCTGCTACGACGACGGCCACTGGGTGGCGCTGGTGCTCACCGACGTGGACGGTCGGCATCCGGTCACCCCGTGGCGGGCCGACGAGCTGACCGTCGTGCTCGCCGCCCTGGAGACGATGGCCACCGCGCTCACCCCGAACCCGGTGCCGCACGCGCCGACCGCCGCCGAGCACCTGGCGTACGACTTCACCGGCTGGCACCGGATCGCCGCCGACCCGCCGCCCGGTCTGGACCCGTGGGCCGCCGCGCGCCTGCCCGACCTCTGCGCCGCCGCCGAGCGGGGCCTCGCCGCGCTGGACGGCGACACGCTCTGCCACGTCGACCTGCGCGCCGACAACCTGCTGCTCGACGCGGCCGGCCGGGTGACCGTGGTGGACTGGCCGTGGGCCTGCCGCGGGCCGGCCTGGCTGGACACCGCGCTGCTGCTGGTCAACGTCCGGCTGCACGGCGGGCACGACACCGAGGCGCTGCTGCGCCGGCTGCCGCTGACCGCCGACGTCGACCCGGCCGCGCTGACCGGCGTGTACGCCGGCCTCGCCGGCTTCTTCGCCGATGCCGCCCGGCGACCGCCGCCGCCCGGCATCCCCACCGTCCGGGCGTTCCAGCAGGCCCAGGCCGACGCCCTGCTGCCCTGGCTGGCCCAGCGGCTGCCCTGA
- a CDS encoding polysaccharide pyruvyl transferase family protein, translating to MTRGAGLTIGVLGSYGGRNLGDEAILTGLLADLREQEPNARIIVFSRNPAHTRVAHPDVEAVPWEGVSRTDSALVLAQLDLLILGGGGILYDKEARRYLRVVRVAQERGLPLLTYAVGVGPLSEGVDTGMVRETLASATQVTVRDQESRMVLEEAGLLNPITVTADPAFLLEPEDFPGHLLREEGVPAGKRLIGMSVREPGRAAERLDVDGYHRLLAQIGDFLVHRVDAYVLFVPMERDDIRHSHGVLSHMIAAERGRILHGTYSPQQVLGLMRHFDLAVGMRLHFLIFAAMVGTPFLPLPYAGKVFDLAQRLGVPALRGVEREVEGPLLAEVDRLWDERDHRAEATARRVAEVCDQARGTSQVTRAVLENLRARNLAQVGA from the coding sequence ATGACGCGTGGCGCCGGACTGACCATCGGTGTGCTCGGCTCGTACGGTGGTCGCAACCTCGGTGACGAGGCGATCCTCACCGGGCTGCTTGCCGATCTGCGCGAGCAGGAGCCGAACGCCCGGATCATCGTCTTCTCCCGCAATCCCGCACACACCCGGGTGGCCCACCCGGACGTGGAGGCGGTGCCGTGGGAGGGGGTCAGCCGCACCGACTCCGCGCTCGTGCTGGCCCAGCTCGACCTGCTGATCCTCGGCGGTGGCGGCATCCTGTACGACAAGGAGGCCCGCCGCTACCTGCGGGTGGTCCGGGTCGCCCAGGAACGCGGCCTGCCGCTGCTGACGTACGCGGTCGGGGTCGGGCCGCTCAGCGAGGGCGTGGACACCGGGATGGTGCGGGAGACCCTGGCCAGCGCCACCCAGGTGACCGTCCGGGACCAGGAGTCCCGGATGGTGCTGGAGGAGGCCGGCCTGCTCAACCCGATCACGGTCACCGCCGACCCGGCGTTCCTGCTGGAGCCGGAGGACTTCCCGGGGCACCTGCTGCGCGAGGAGGGGGTGCCGGCCGGCAAGCGGCTGATCGGGATGAGCGTGCGCGAGCCGGGTCGGGCCGCGGAACGCCTCGACGTGGACGGCTACCACCGGCTGCTGGCCCAGATCGGCGACTTCCTGGTGCACCGGGTGGACGCGTACGTGCTCTTCGTGCCGATGGAGCGGGACGACATCCGGCACTCGCACGGCGTGCTGTCCCACATGATCGCCGCGGAGCGGGGCCGGATCCTGCACGGCACCTACTCGCCCCAGCAGGTGCTCGGCCTGATGCGCCACTTCGATCTGGCCGTCGGCATGCGGCTGCACTTCCTGATCTTCGCCGCCATGGTGGGCACGCCGTTCCTGCCCCTGCCGTACGCCGGCAAGGTCTTCGACCTGGCCCAGCGGCTCGGCGTGCCGGCGCTGCGCGGCGTGGAGCGGGAGGTGGAGGGCCCGCTGCTGGCCGAGGTGGACCGGCTGTGGGACGAGCGGGACCACCGCGCCGAAGCCACCGCCCGGCGGGTGGCCGAGGTGTGCGACCAGGCCCGGGGCACCTCGCAGGTCACCCGCGCGGTGCTGGAGAACCTGCGCGCCCGCAACCTGGCCCAGGTCGGCGCCTGA